From Acidobacteriota bacterium, a single genomic window includes:
- the rpmC gene encoding 50S ribosomal protein L29, which translates to MKRSEELEQLREMNLDELRDQADALKESLFRLKFRKSLGVGETVNDIRREKKTLARVHTLIRQKELDAKAQA; encoded by the coding sequence ATGAAGCGTAGCGAAGAATTGGAACAATTGCGGGAAATGAATCTCGATGAACTTCGCGATCAGGCCGATGCCTTGAAGGAATCGCTGTTTCGCTTGAAGTTCAGGAAAAGTTTGGGAGTCGGCGAAACTGTCAATGACATTCGCCGCGAAAAGAAGACTCTGGCGCGTGTTCACACCTTGATTCGCCAGAAAGAGCTCGACGCAAAGGCTCAGGCGTAA
- the rplP gene encoding 50S ribosomal protein L16 translates to MLMPKKVKHRRVMKGRMRGRATRGDKMNFGDFALKTLEAGWITDRQIEAARIAMTRHIKRGGKVWIRMFPDKPITKKPAETRMGSGKGAPDHWVAVVKPGRILYEIQGVSEELAREAMRLAAQKLPIKTKFVNRADLEGGVV, encoded by the coding sequence ATGTTAATGCCAAAGAAAGTAAAGCACCGAAGGGTCATGAAAGGCCGTATGCGCGGGAGAGCCACGCGCGGCGACAAAATGAACTTTGGCGACTTTGCACTCAAAACTCTGGAAGCGGGTTGGATCACGGACCGCCAGATCGAAGCGGCTCGTATCGCGATGACCCGCCACATCAAACGCGGCGGCAAGGTATGGATCCGGATGTTCCCCGACAAGCCGATCACGAAGAAGCCGGCGGAAACCCGTATGGGTAGCGGAAAAGGCGCGCCCGATCATTGGGTGGCGGTAGTCAAGCCGGGAAGAATTCTTTACGAGATCCAGGGCGTCAGCGAGGAACTCGCGCGCGAGGCAATGCGGCTCGCGGCGCAGAAACTGCCGATCAAGACGAAATTCGTCAACCGCGCCGATCTCGAAGGAGGCGTTGTTTAA
- the rpsC gene encoding 30S ribosomal protein S3, with amino-acid sequence MGQKVHPYGFRVGYNKDWHSHWYAKKEFAAFLAEDLQLKRDLKKRFAGAGVSHIDVERAANRLKIIIYTSRPGIIIGRKGAEIEKLREDLSKKTGREVIVSIQEIQKPELNAQLQAEKIAQQLEKRIAFRRAMKKTMEESQRFGAMGIKVMVAGRLNGAEIARTEWSLEGRLPLHTLRADIDYGFAEALTTFGIIGVKVWIYRGEILDPNASMARGTTTDPINEPKVQGGGRGDRRPPRRRDRDDRR; translated from the coding sequence ATGGGACAAAAAGTTCATCCATACGGCTTTCGGGTCGGATACAACAAAGACTGGCACTCGCATTGGTATGCGAAAAAAGAGTTCGCCGCGTTTCTTGCCGAAGATCTGCAGCTGAAACGCGATCTTAAAAAGCGTTTTGCCGGAGCGGGAGTATCGCACATCGACGTCGAGCGAGCCGCGAACCGTCTGAAGATAATCATCTATACGTCGCGTCCCGGCATCATCATCGGACGCAAGGGCGCGGAGATCGAAAAGCTTCGCGAGGACCTCTCGAAAAAGACCGGCCGTGAAGTAATCGTGTCGATCCAGGAGATCCAGAAGCCCGAACTCAACGCGCAGCTTCAGGCCGAAAAGATCGCACAGCAGCTTGAAAAGCGCATCGCGTTTCGTCGGGCGATGAAGAAGACGATGGAAGAATCGCAGCGATTCGGAGCGATGGGCATCAAGGTGATGGTTGCCGGACGCTTGAACGGAGCCGAGATCGCGCGTACCGAGTGGAGTCTTGAAGGACGCCTGCCGCTGCATACGCTCCGGGCCGATATCGACTACGGATTTGCGGAAGCGCTGACGACCTTCGGGATCATTGGTGTCAAAGTTTGGATCTATCGTGGTGAAATTCTCGATCCGAACGCCTCAATGGCCCGCGGAACCACGACCGACCCGATCAACGAACCCAAGGTTCAGGGTGGAGGCCGAGGCGATCGCCGACCGCCGCGCCGCCGCGATCGCGACGACAGGAGATAA
- the rplV gene encoding 50S ribosomal protein L22, translating to MEAIAKTKYLKGSPRKARLVIDLIRGRNVSQALAILKFTDKRAAQPIAKCLNSAIANATNIAEQQNIAIDPDDLWVKSCFVDMGPTKNRRRMRPAPQGRAYREQRHYCHITIHVSSEEVVKEVRPEKPVAEAPAKKATAPKANVKTAAKKDEVKEPKKATKSKEEAAPADEAPAVTEAPAETVSPAETETEKS from the coding sequence ATGGAAGCAATAGCAAAGACAAAGTATCTGAAGGGATCGCCGCGCAAAGCGCGTTTGGTGATCGACCTGATTCGCGGACGTAACGTCTCGCAGGCCCTCGCCATCCTGAAGTTTACCGACAAGCGGGCGGCGCAGCCGATCGCGAAGTGCCTCAACTCGGCGATCGCCAACGCGACGAATATTGCGGAGCAGCAGAATATCGCCATTGATCCGGACGATCTGTGGGTCAAGAGTTGCTTCGTGGATATGGGCCCAACGAAGAATCGCCGACGTATGCGCCCGGCTCCGCAGGGCCGCGCCTATCGCGAACAGCGTCATTACTGTCACATCACGATTCACGTTTCGAGCGAAGAAGTCGTCAAGGAAGTAAGACCCGAAAAGCCGGTCGCGGAAGCGCCTGCGAAGAAAGCGACGGCGCCGAAGGCGAACGTCAAGACGGCAGCGAAGAAGGACGAAGTGAAGGAACCGAAGAAGGCCACGAAGTCGAAGGAGGAAGCCGCGCCCGCTGACGAAGCGCCCGCGGTGACCGAAGCCCCGGCCGAAACGGTCAGCCCGGCGGAAACGGAGACGGAAAAATCGTAA
- the rpsS gene encoding 30S ribosomal protein S19, translated as MPRSVKKGPFIDLSVQKVLRKISEGGNKPQAIKTWSRRSTITPEMVGLTFGVHNGKRHIPVYVTENMVGHKLGEFSPTRTYKGHPGTKAEKMAKRR; from the coding sequence ATGCCACGTTCAGTAAAAAAAGGACCGTTTATCGATTTAAGCGTCCAGAAAGTTTTGAGAAAGATCAGCGAGGGCGGCAACAAACCGCAAGCCATCAAGACCTGGTCGCGCCGTTCAACGATCACACCGGAAATGGTCGGGTTGACGTTCGGCGTCCATAACGGAAAACGCCACATTCCGGTGTATGTCACCGAGAATATGGTCGGACACAAACTCGGCGAGTTTTCCCCGACCCGGACTTACAAAGGGCATCCGGGAACCAAGGCCGAGAAGATGGCGAAGAGAAGATAA